One part of the Phoenix dactylifera cultivar Barhee BC4 chromosome 4, palm_55x_up_171113_PBpolish2nd_filt_p, whole genome shotgun sequence genome encodes these proteins:
- the LOC108511721 gene encoding uncharacterized protein LOC108511721: protein MWIWESLRSTADTLHRSLPDPSPVKDFGWGFAQATASTVSAEAIRARDLLHWAADKARSGAPDLQQTKRIAWDLADYGLAHATKPYTAGIPVYRIVKEGWTKGRSGPVVHVKEEEEELQDLRNRIARLEMAIVDEERPGPHGRRAASDRVLDGLLPHQKPEDVIRVYMMKGFKGGDFIDAQVVPRAGNAKRTPY from the exons atgtGGATCTGGGAATCCCTCCGGTCGACGGCGGATACACTCCATCGGAGCCTACCGGATCCTTCACCGGTGAAAGACTTTGGCTGGGGCTTCGCCCAAGCCACGGCGTCCACGGTCTCGGCCGAGGCGATCCGGGCGCGGGATCTCCTCCACTGGGCCGCCGACAAAGCACGCAGCGGGGCACCCGATTTGCAGCAGACCAAACGGATCGCGTGGGATCTCGCCGACTACGGCCTCGCCCACGCTACCAAACCCTACACCG ctGGGATTCCGGTTTACCGTATCGTGAAAGAAGGGTGGACGAAGGGTCGATCGGGCCCGGTGGTGCACgttaaggaggaggaggaggagctgcaGGACCTGCGGAACAGGATCGCGAGATTGGAGATGGCGATCGTGGACGAGGAGCGACCGGGGCCTCACGGCCGCCGTGCGGCATCGGATCGGGTGTTGGACGGGCTGCTCCCGCATCAGAAGCCGGAGGATGTCATCAGGGTTTACATGATGAAGGGATTCAAAGGTGGAGATTTCATCGACGCCCAGGTGGTCCCGCGTGCTGGAAACGCAAAAAGGACCCCGTATTAG